The Raphanus sativus cultivar WK10039 chromosome 6, ASM80110v3, whole genome shotgun sequence sequence gaagcATTTCTGATATCATATGAAttatgaaaaggagattgagctctggtgaatgaatcgatcgatggtgcagtggtgatggcgatcgatgatgatcgtttagctgcatggttggatcgattgttctttATGTTGCAAGTCTCCATGGTGATGTTACTTGTTGCTGGAGGCTGCAGTTTGTATTTTCGTGGTTGATGTTGATGACTTTATATACCCATCTGTTGTCCTAATCGATGAAATTCTGATCTTGTCCTTTAAGTCATCTGactcaatatcgatcgatgtgatgctcgcaatatcgatcgatgtgatgctcGCGATGTCGTTTCCCTGGATGaggtagataatcgatcgatggtgggcggtgggatgtcgatcgatttggagCAGGTTGTTCTTGGGaaacgatttgcaaatctatcattctccatgtagtgttcccaagctctttcttcccaataatcttcatcatattcttcaatGTGGTCTCCATTGTGGGAAGATCTAGctgtatctactgcaaaactttcatgaaatccgctatctgcccaactttttactgagtaatcatcttgtTTGTTGTTGGgttggatggcgaaattcgggtagcaatgatctggtaaatcgagttcatcatctggtgtatCTCTGTAGATCGATAATCCAAAGTTGGTGTCGATCTTTTCTGACTCgctagtgtcgatcgatgaagtaGTGAggttgtcgatcgatcccgagtactctgtttcatactctacttcacaatgacaaactgcaatgataccaagatcattttctttttccacggttttggctggtgttttgccaagtttgacagggtcgtagtggatatttggatctatcatagtcaagcacatcatgttggtgttcaagtcacatacagctcctactgtagccagaaatgctcttccaagtagaaGGGAAGAGTTCTAATTTAACTTGATATccaggacatgaaaatccacatggacaatggcattaccaatctgcacttccaggtctctgatcaagcctctaaaatttttctgagtgtaatccacaaatgtgaagacctctggtgaaggctctactttcagacccagatggtatgccataacctttggtaagatgctgactgaagaaccagtgtcacagagtgcatgaggaaactcaATTCCCtttactacacagggtattgcaaacttcccaggatcacccTTCTTCAATGTGATCCTCCTCCTCATGTCTTCTCTGACTGTGTCAAATATTCTCCTAAAGTCATTTTCAGTCTCTCTTgtctctctgaagaacatccacaatctacttgtgaagtaaacctcctcaaagggtttttctagtgggattctgataactctcttagtgaaaccatctatctccttctcattagcttccctcttaaggttcttaggagttttctccttcttactccttaaccttcttccttcagttccctctgatattggtgtagtgtctgaagggttattAGTAGTCTCTGCAGGGTCAGCTGGTGGTTTCGGTGTTggtcggagtgcattgattcggttgctgtcaattgctggtagttgcactcggtatgtgagaggtgcgtgtcgatcgataggtggagaaaagggtcgatcgatgcgtgtctcatcattgtgtcgatcgatgagtggctcatCTCGTcagtcgatatcttcgtaggtgagGGTGGGTGGATGTGGATGTGAAGctgtgaattcagcatgtgtcaaattcctaaccgcgttgcaatctgcagtcgtttctggaaatgacatcgattgtgtcgatcgatatggactaactggtgtcgatcgacaccattgcgatccaccaaaacttagtgaactttccactagTGAtatatgctctagttagctactctagaaaaAGCATGGTGCAAttcatttgatgaatatcacaacttagcaaatatagtttggggctaatcccacaaccCTATTTAAACCTTatatctaacaagtagactactcagacataactaagcaattcataacacaagataggtaaaaaattgcattagatagagaatagaaaacaaatggagttcaatcacaaatctctcaatgatctctccaatctctcaaaacaaataaactctagctttctctcacactctctgcttgcttgctTTTGCTTCTGCCTTCAAAAGcttgcttgccgtcaaaaacacttaagcagggtatttaagcatttccatttgGTTAAAAAcccgtcaggggcaatctcgtaatttggtgaagtcttggtgaagtagtcggctaaaccatttcgtcctcgctatcgatcgacaacacttgatgtttatcgatcgattataatcttcaagtacgcggatcttcacagctacatcgatcgacaactctggatgagtatcgatcgattcttctctgaatgttgacttccgacttggtcttaaatggtcaactcggttgtattatctcttgtactccaaaatgctccaaaagcatcactttatcacgaaacactagtgaacctgaaaacatacctaacaggttagaaaacatattagtacataataaaaatatcattataccatggtagaaatgggtgaaatccatggtatatcaaaaAGCGTTGCGATGATTACAAAAGATTGTAAAAGTTTTGACTGTGAGAACTGTCGGCGATTTTCctagttctagccgcctaagaccttaaacctaattgagtcgcagctcgataacAAAAGACGAAAATCGTACGAAAAAGGTGTTGTTAAGATTTAGGACTGGACCTTAAGAAAGGCTGCCtccgtacccctttcgaggatcaagtcggacatagttcagttagaaagattagaacaagagatcgaactgcctggcggagttcatctagtatgagcgttggtcatagaaacgggcatgtcaagaataatgcctagggtttctatgtgcgaaactctaagtaaaagaattgttagatCCTTCGAGAGGAACAGAGGTCTGCGGacaagataaaaatagaacaagaggCGGCGAGACGTTAtaggtcctgccttgctagtctaaccacctaagttctaagttctctTAGTCTAgaatctcggatctgctctctctctctttggattttctctcctctctctctgcTCCTTGCCCCAAGCTTCTTTATACACTCCTCCTAGGTCGGTATATCCTCTCTTTGGGCCAGATCTGTTGCGAATCGGGTTTTTCTCATTTTCGTCGATCTTCATGTTTATCAGGAAACTTTACATTTATCCtcggaaacttgacatttatcctatTTTCGGTAAATATAATAAACCGTCATAGCTTTGTTGGGCCTGAACCCTTAAAATCGTAAGTGAGTCCGTGGGCATGCTTCAAGCCTTTGAACGTTTATACGATTTCTCGGAAAGATTGTCTTTCTCCGCAAAACAAATCGTATAGCTTAAAGAATCGATATtcaagtcgatcgttcttgttttacacgatacaCTTTACGAGAAAAACAACCTTCTCAgttttagtcgtaaaactttgATGATAACTTCAATCGAGACGAACCGAGAGACACTTCGATGATAACTTCAATCGAGACAAACCGAGAGACACTATGTCCGTAGCTGCGATGACatgaccatacgaaagtatacaaAAGTCACGGGAattgatctaagtttggacaggccgaacACAAAGGAATctgccttgaaacttcaaagaggccgttctctcaaaccatgAGGACCCAGAAatcgatcaagatatcaaatcgaagccctcgccgagacgcaGGCGCCCATAGCCACAACACGGGTTTGGCCGTCCGGCGCCCAGGACCGTGAtctggccgcccggcgcccGGGACCgtggtctggccgcccggcgcccaggacgtCGGTCTGGCCGTCCGGCGCGCAGAACCGGGACGTCagtctggccgcccggcgcccaggatgTCGGTCTGGCCGCCTGGCGCCCGGGACgtcggtctggccgcccggcgcaCAGAAACGGGATgtcggtctggccgcccggcgcccaggatgTCGGTCTGGCCGCCCAGCGCCCAGGACGTCagtctggccgcccggcgccttGAGCCGTGGCGTGCGTCTTGTTTCtttcgtaaaatctcaacggaaactccgattgaggcGAAACGAAAGCCATTTTGTTCTAGACTCAAAGGGGAACAAAGTGAGCTTGTCCTTGGGCGAACTGGGAAGACTGAGTTCATCCCATGGCTAGTTGATCTGGTAAGACCGAGCTCCGACCTCCTTTTTGCCGTTTGTTTCTCGAGAGTGGTTTGTTGAATAGATCTAATTTGAGAACGACATCGTATGaacttttttcaaattatacgAGACTTTTTATTCCGAAAAATACTTTCCGGGAACTTTCGGGCATCGATCCCGTCGTGaacgattttgaccccaacaatagGCACAAAAGAAGACATAATGGGTATATATTATTGTGATATTGTGGCCTTATagaaactataataaaaaatatagaggtCGGCCCACTCCAGTTTTAAAATTAAGCAACGCATACAATTTGAAACACATCTTCTAAGATTTTAAGAAAAGCCCAACATAATTAGCAGATAACTATTTTGACCCTAATTTAAAAAAGCAGATAACTCTTTGCTTCAAAATAGGGTCTTGAGGTCAAAATGCATAGACTGCTTGGATCGTACTAATGTTGCTCAGTACGCCCACGGATTGGTAGCTCTTGCTCCGCAGCTGCATCTATTGGATATCACTGGTCCTCCTTTCGTCGACAAAAACAATCCCCTGGCAAAGAAATCGATGGAAGCTTACGAAAAAATGGGTGATGCAATTGCAATGCAATATGCTGGCTCAGATGCACACTACAAGGTGATTTATTCCTCCAACAGATTTGTCTTCTAGTCTTGAGATGGATCGTTTAACTATGTGTAACAACTTTAAGAAAATTTATGGTTTAACAGATGTTCACTGCTTTGAGAGGTCATTGGAACATGATGATGAAGCACTGTTATATGATTACAGTTGTTCGTCCCCATTACAACAACGCTTATATGGACAGTTCAAAGCAGAATGCCATCAATATGTAAGCTTAATTTTAGAaaggaaaattgccaaaagtaCTATTTTATAGTACTGcatttcatgtttacactaatcACTAATACCACCATTTTTAATGAAAGGTttagatttaaaggtttaggatttagggtgtagatttgatgttttagggtttatggtatatagtttatggtttagaattgaggatttagggtttatagttgaggtttcaggttttagagtttagagtgttgaatttagggtatatagtttagggtttaaggtttagagttgaggatttagggtttagagttgaggatttagggtttagaattagaggtttatgatttagagtttggggttaaaatatttaaaaacatataaaaataagtatataaaagtctttaaccttttaataaataaagtatttttgaaaatgtttatttagtggtggtaaagatgaatattGGTatcttcaaagtggtatttttgaaaattccccttttAGAAACTTTCTTCTATTTCTTTTAACTtgctatatattttctttagtcTAAAGATTATTTCTCTTGATAGGTTCTTGGAGCAATATGGGCCTCAATTGGGGAGGCCAGCCCTGTGGGAATTGTGGTCTGACCGGTGCAATACTTAAATAAGTTCTTTCGTAGATATAAAAAATCCCAGGTAATTAAATTTGTTGACAAAACcagtcactacaagaaaacatgcaaATTATGATGGAAGATTTCGTCGGAATAAGTCATTTCTGACGAAAAAGTCGTTGATTTCATTTCAtcggaagaaaaaaaattcgttAGAATTTCATCTGATAATCTGACGAATTTCGAATGATATAATCTGTCAAAAATTTCCAACGAACATTTTCGtcaaaaatttccaaaatgTTCGGCGGAAATTTTTGACGGATGATATTCATCAGAAATTCGTCAGATTATCAGATGAAATTCGGATATTATTTgtcaaaaattttataaattaattttaaaaaatatttaaaatttataaacgaaattgattaatttcttttttgtaaaattttaaaaacgtttttatgaatcaaaaaacttaaaaacttttgaaatgtttttatatgtttttaaatacttatttttatagactcttataaaaatataaaaacttaagtatatagactcttatatacttatttttatatgtttttaaaatattctaaccCCAAACTCGtcgaaattttttttatagttaaaattaaaatttgaaaaacgtttttatgatataattattttaaaaaaggtttgataaatgtttaaatacataaaaaacgttttatgaattataaaaacttaaaacttttataaaaacttaaaaatgtttttataaaatcataaaacgttttaaaacaaaactgaaaaaagttttaaaattgtatatatagttttaatacttttaaaagttttatataaCACTccaaaatgttataaaattgaaaaatgtttcataaaatataaaacttgtaaatttcacaaactataaattaataaaaaggcTACAAAACCACAATCAAAACCTATCTAAACCACAACCTAAcaacaaaatctaaaatctaattCATAAAACTCTTCATACTAACAAAACATATCATTCAAAAcctaaaaacccaaaaaaaatatcCTAAAACTAACATAACTtaattaagaaaagaaaaaagatgacTTACATGATATATGGGGGAATTGAGGGTTTAGGGTGTGGGTCGCGGATTAGAAAGGGAGAGTTGGAGAGAACTGTTGAttatttagagagagagagagagagagagagaggagagagagagagagagagagagagagagagaggagagagagagagaagagagagagagagagagagagagagagagagagagagagagagagagagagaggaagaagaagaggctggcattttcaaattaaaatttctgAAGGAATTGGTTTGTCggaatattttaagtttttgcgGTTCACAAAAAGTTTGCCGACTCACGAAAATTTTAGCGGTTCATTTTTCCGGGGATGTAAAATTCTGACGAAATTCCTACGACTAATACATTTGTCATAATTTCGTCGGAATATTCATTAACtgaattttttgtcaaaatttcGTCCGAATTTTCTGACGAATTTCTGACGGACATAGCATATTTTCTGACCAAATCATATTTAGGGTTTCAAAACATGGGAAATTTGACCCACaataaagttttaatatatgtttgatGATTATATTGAGTTTTTTACATGTATTAGTTCATAAGTGTTTATATGAGATGATATTTCACAAAATTGATTTGGTAAGTTAGATTACCGATATAAGTTTGTTTAAGTACATAATTCTTTATGCAAGATATTATGTTTCGTTGATATATTCATagatgattttataaattaaaaaaatgaacgATTGCTAATTCACATCCTATTAGACACATAATATATGTTTGTGTGGCCATGTCGATATCcgattttacatttatattgaCTACTTCATATTGAAATCAATTATTCATCGGAATTCCATCGGAAAATTCCGACAGCATTCCGATGAAAATACTAGTTTCGTCGGAATTCCTTCAGAAAATTACGACGAAATTCCGAGGAAGTGAAACCCTAAATCGAAACCCCAATATAAATGTGTTTTCGTCAGAATTTTGTCGGAATTTCGTTTAATATATTCTGATGAAGTTCCACGAAATTAAAACCCCAAACCGAAACCTCAATATAAAAGTGTTTTCGTCAGAATTTCATTGGAAATTTTCAAAGAAATTCtgatgataaaataaattttgattcaaTTAAAACGGTCAATTACGAATATAAGTATTCGTTGGTAATTTTTCGATATTTTCTTAGACTATTCCGATATATCACATTTTGTCGGTATTTCGTTGGAAATTTCTGACGAAATATCGTTCACTTTCTAATATTGGATTTTCTCGGTATTTTCTCGAAAATTCTTCAGAAATTTCCGACGATATTTTTGTCCGTCAAAATGTGCCATGTTTTCTTGTAGAGATTAGTCCAAGGAAATTCTTTACTAGAATGTAAAAGTTGACATTCGCtatttgtttttggaatatagagaaggtttggtttggtttgtttttaattttgtagtCACTTATTGTGACCTAATGCTGAATAAAGTGTGTGATTAGAAGTTGGAAGTAAAAGCATCTCCATCTCCGTGGGATGAGTTTTCAACATAAAGCATctcacaaaaaccaaaaaaaaaaattgtcttctTATATTTAGTTGAATGAATATCCAGTTTAGAAAAGTTATCACTTTTTCATGCTGACCCGATTGTGTTGAACCGGATTGGGCCCAGTTATTGTAATTTATCAACGAATCAAATCAATCTCTGAATAGTATAAATCGAGAATAGGTTTGatgtatttttctatattaacTGTGTGAGACTTATTAGAGTTGATGTACTTTTTATTGCATCTAACATGGACgttataattaaatattcaaGAACTAATAGCTTTGTTCATCTAACAAAGATTCAAGAACTAATAGCTTTTGATTATATAGCACTAATAGCTTTTGTTTATATAGCAACAACAGTGTCTGAGTATCTAGTTGAAACATATTAAAGTTGCTTCCTACATCACAGCAAAGTAGTAAATAAGGAGGGATGAAACAAACCATAAAACCCAGAGGTACACAAGAACATTATAACAACAAggtaaaagaaaaggaaagaaggaGATACATGAGCTTCTGGAAGAGAACTCACTGGTAATACATGAGCTGCTGCGCGTTCTGGAAACCACTGTCATAGATGGCCTGGTTTGAACCAGTGGCTCCCATCGCAGCTTGCTTGAGAGCGTGTTGTCCCTGCGGGTGATGCATCATCGGATTCATCCCCGCCATCTTGCTCATCGCTAGTTGCCTCTCGTAAGCCAAGAGGTCGCTGGCTGAGAAGCCTGGGATTGGTGCAGGACCTGGTGGAGGAAGCGGGTTTGACACTGTTCCGGGTGGAGTTGGCTTGCTTCCCCAAGAACACTGTCGGAACAAAAAACACGCAGAGACTGTTTTAGCATTCCCAAATCGAAGAAGACTTAATATAGTTAAGCTGGTTTCACCTTCATCTGCCTGCCACCGAGGTAGGAATGTGTGTTTCCCAGCTGGATAGCGAGGGCGGCTTCTACATGAGTAGAGTACCGTACAAATCCAAAACCTTTGTCTCTTTGAACACGAACCTCCTCAATAACTCCAGCGCCAAGAGAATAGAAGTGGCGGTGAAGATCAACCTGGGAAACCTGAAAAATCACACAAAGCTTAGTATCATAGGTTGTGCAAGCGAACAGAATCTCTATTAACCACAATGTCCTTTTCTTGACCTCTGTACCAAGATTCCCAACGTAAACAGTTGTGTACTGAGCATTGTTCTCAGGAGCATCGCCGTTACTTGTATCTTTGCCATCCTCTGCAGAAACACATAAGCCAATATTTTCAACACTAAAAAGTGAGAATTAAAATCATTAGAGGCTTTTCTTTGTTTCCTTTAATACTTAAAGCAAACAAGACTACAAGTTTCGTCTTGAAACATACCGGAGACACCACTTGTTAGTTCCACAACACTTTTGGAATCAGAGCTCATCTTGTCCTCACCAGAAGTGGCTCCTTTTGTTGCCCAGTTGCAGCGAATCTGCCTGGTACCAAGCCATTTCCCTGAAAAGCAAATTATAATAACCTATCATCAAGCATAAGCCCATAAAGGTAAATGATATTGAGTCAACACCATACCGCCTGCCTCATCTATTGCAGTCTGGGCATCCTGCACAAGGGAATCAGATTGGCAACAATTAATAAATGGCTAATAGTAAAACCAGTTCACAGATCAGGACTGAAAGAAGAAGACTCCAGTACCTGCTGGTTTCGGAACGAAACAAATCCAAATCCCCTTGAACGCCCAGTTTTCTGATCCCACATAACCCTTGCATCCCTACATACAACagccaaaaaagaaaaaaaaaaaaagtcagaaTGCAAAATCTTAAACCTTCACCTTCTAATACAAAACATGTTCAGACGGCATAAGCAAATAAgcaactgaaaaaaaaacttacgaGCAGCTTGGGTAGACAGAAAAGCAACTAAACAGCATTGCATCTGTAACCTCCGGACTCAAATCCccaacaaatatattaaaatgagcTGCAAGCGAAAGATTGTAGCCGCGTGTCATGTTACATAAactaaagtttttaattttagaaagaAAGTCTAAGCAACCTGATGTATCCTCCCTCTGGCCACTAGCATAGGCCCAGTTAACTTTGATAGGTTGTCCAAACCTGCAAAATTACATCAACCAATGTGATCTTAATCCAAAACCCTAGCAAAACAGAGTAAGTTCCTCATGCTACACTTACAAATGCCTTCCATTGAGAGAAAGGATAGCCAGACCAGCAGATCGTCGATCAAAGTAGTGTACAAACCCAAAGGAAGACTATTCATGttcaaatcaaaaccaaaacatCAGACCATATGCCAATCAAGGCCAAGAAGGTTCATTAAACATAGCATCCTAAAACCAGAGCAACATAGTCACAAACCTGTTCCTTCCTAATAAGCTTACAGCTTTCCACAGGGCCAGTGCTAGCAAAAACCTCTTGAAGCAGAGGTTCCGTCACCTGAATATGGACGTTTCCAACGTACCTGCAATTTCAAAAAAGGTAAGACAAACTAAGAAACATAAACAAGGAaggaacaaaaagaaaacaggaCATAACCAACACTTTTAAGTAAACGTATTCATTCAATGAGTGAAATTACCAAAGAATCAATTTTTCCAGATCATatacaagcaaaaaaaaaaaaaaaaaatcaaagaaaagctAACACTTTCGACAAACGCATTCATTTCATTCAATGCACAGTTATCAATACATCTTTGAAGTATGGTTTCCCCTGACTAATTGAAACACAACAACAAACTGGAAACTTGAGCTCACTACTAGAGACAACATTTTAGGCCAAAAACATATGCAGAagtgaaaaaaagaagaaaaaaaaaaggaaaaatcctAAAACTCACACACTGCGGCAAGTAGTTGGATCAAAACCAGGAGGAAGATTTCCACTTGGGATTGGTTCTATctgcaaaaagaagaaaatgaaaaaaacgaaagaaaatgaagaaaaaaaaaagaagaaagaaacggGAAAAAAAACTTGCTTCCTAAATCAACCTTGTGTCTATAGAATGTCTTAGCTTCTGAGCTGCTATTTCTGTATGAAGTTGTTGAACCAAAGATCAAGGAACTAAGACAATAAACCTAATTAACGAGAAGCAAGTCTAGCTGCTATGATAATTCCCATAAAAACCATATCTTCTATCTCGTTTAACCAATCAGATTAACAAAAGAGAGAATCACACAAATGAAACCAGAGTCTTATAAAACAAAAgggtatatatatgtgtgtatggTAATAGAGAGAAAGCAGAGACCTGAGGAGCGGTAAGGAGTCCAGGATGGTAGAGGGACTGTTGCTGCAACATCGCTTGCTGCAACATCgcttgttgctgctgctgcttcaaTCTCTGCATTCTCTCGGGTTGTCTTTGATTTACCTTTTTTTCCCTAGGGCTCGAAAGTGTTTTTCTTGATttccgagaaaaaaaaaacgaagaacaggggaaaaaaaaaacagaagtcTCTTGACAGAAAGCGAAAGGAAGCAAGCAATCGAGTGGCTCTACGAATTTAATGAAAttgattttagtatttttacatCGATAAGCTAAACTCCAAGCtgtaagaaaatgttaaaactaGTAGCCAATAATATGTCAGCACGTTAGTAATGGCTCAGACCAATCACTGTCTCCAAGCAGACACGCCTTCGATTAAATGAAACCTGACAACTAAATCACAAAATACCCCCCTAAGTTTACTGGAAATTAAAGATACAGcctataaatttatatttattacaaaTTACACTCTCAAGTAAATCATCatatatacaatatactaaAAGGCAAATATAAGCCATAGATAGAGTGTCCACGTCACCAATTTAAATCAACCAATAAGCAGCTTTAAATCAATCCTCCACGTCAGCTCCTGAATTGAACTGAATTGAAAAATCTAGACTTCTGCGTGTGGGATCTTAAAACACATGAAAAAATCTAATCGACAAATTCCCACGACtcatttttcatcttcttccaacCTCCGTTACACACATTCCTCTACAATCAAGAGCCTGTTTAATCTGCTCTTAATGATTTCCTTTCGCCTCCCTCTATTTCTCCTTCTCTATAtactgtttttcttttaccgCTACAGACCAAAATCCACAAACCTAATTAATCTGAAGCCATGGCAAGAAGAATCTGAGAGGAGTGGTTGAGGTCGGTTGTTGAGATCCTGAAGAATCTGAGAGGAGTTGTTGACTACGACAACAACTAATCCTGAGGCGGAGGATTAGGATTGACCGGATATGGAAAGAAGGTGAGGAAAAGATCCaatttttattcttctttttactCAACGCCAATTTGTTTAGTATTAAAGGAAGACGtctaatatactttaaattttgcAAGATATTGTTGGTGAACTCAGTGTAATCAGGAGCACAATCAATGACATACTCGACTGTCCCCAGCGCGTAATGGTGACTCTCCGCTACTCCGCTACGAAGGGTAATCTGTATATTAGTTCATCCAGTTA is a genomic window containing:
- the LOC108831082 gene encoding oligouridylate-binding protein 1B; this encodes MQRLKQQQQQAMLQQAMLQQQSLYHPGLLTAPQIEPIPSGNLPPGFDPTTCRSVYVGNVHIQVTEPLLQEVFASTGPVESCKLIRKEQSSFGFVHYFDRRSAGLAILSLNGRHLFGQPIKVNWAYASGQREDTSAHFNIFVGDLSPEVTDAMLFSCFSVYPSCSDARVMWDQKTGRSRGFGFVSFRNQQDAQTAIDEAGGKWLGTRQIRCNWATKGATSGEDKMSSDSKSVVELTSGVSEDGKDTSNGDAPENNAQYTTVYVGNLGTEVSQVDLHRHFYSLGAGVIEEVRVQRDKGFGFVRYSTHVEAALAIQLGNTHSYLGGRQMKCSWGSKPTPPGTVSNPLPPPGPAPIPGFSASDLLAYERQLAMSKMAGMNPMMHHPQGQHALKQAAMGATGSNQAIYDSGFQNAQQLMYYQ